A stretch of DNA from Meiothermus sp. Pnk-1:
ACCACTACCAGATCTTGACCGGCCAGCATAGTATCCCCCTCGTAACAGGATCAGCCTGCGTTTGGCGTACGACGTAGGTACGGGAAATCGAGTTACCCATGCACCAAGTTTCCATCTGGCCGTGAAATGTAGATGAAAGAGGCGGGGGGTTTGTCCCTAGCGCCGAAGGAGAAGGTGCAGCGCCACGCCGATGAGCAGCAGGGCCAGCCCCACCCGGAGGGCCCCTTCGGGGAGCTGCCAGGCCAGCCTGGCTCCGAAAAAGGTTCCTAGAAGGAGCCCCAGGGCTACCAAAGCGGCTACCGGCCAGCGTACCGCCCCTTCCCGGGCATAGGCCAGCACCCCCAGGATTCCCACCGGCAAGAGGAGGGCAGCCAGCGAGGTCCCGGTGGCCGTGCGCTGGTCCAGGCCCAAGAGGAGGATGAGGGCGGGTACCACAATGACCCCGCCCCCGATTCCGAAGAGCCCCGAGAGCAATCCGGCGGAGAGGCCGATCAGAGCGGAGAGGAGGAGATGCACCTTATTTCAAGCCCAGCGCCTTGCGGGCCTCGAGGACCTGGGCCGCGGTCAGCTTCTGGGCCCGCCCCGCCCCCACCTCCTCAGGGGTAAAGGGCTTCTGCCCCTCGGGGAACTTGTTGCCCCAGGCGGTGCTGATGTAGTTCAGGATGGCCGCGATCTCGCCGTCCTTGAGCTGGCTCCAGGCGGGCATGGCCCCGCCGGCGTATTTGCTCCCTTTGACCTCAATGGGGCCCTGAAGGCCATACAGCATCACGCGAACGAGGTACTCCCGGCCCCCTTTGGCCTCCAGGATCTGGGGCACATGGCCCGCCAGGGGAGGGAAGACGCCGGGGATGCCCTGGCCAGTGGCCTGGTGGCACCCTGAGCAAGCGCTGTACAGTTTCGCTCCATCAAATTCTTGGGCAGCGGCCAGGCCACCCAGCAGCAGAAAGGAGAGGAGGAACGGTTTCATCTTCATTTGCGGGTCTCCGGGGTGTAGTGGGCTTGGAGATAGGCGGTGATGGCCTTGGCGGTGTCCTCGGGGATCTGAGCCCCGTAGGTGTTGATCATCTTGGTGACCTCGGCTTGCCACGTGGCCGCGGGCAGCGGGGGCTGCATGGTGATGTAGGTGGTGCTGTGGCAGACCTGGCAATAGCCCTGCACCAGCTCCTTTCCGGGGCCATCGGCCAGCTCCGGGGTGTAGAGGGGGTAGGCCCCCACGCGGTACACCGAGCCCTCGCCCGCGGGGGCGGGGAGGGGCTGGATGATCTGGCCCAGGGAGCCTGGGGTGTAGCTGCCGGCCTCCACCAGGCCCATGTTCTCCTCGCTTTGGGCCAGGGCCAAAAGGCCGAAAAGGGCTAAAGCGAAATACGCTTTGCGCATGGAAGCCTCCTAACCGATCACCACGACCTCTTGGCGCTCGATCTTGTTCCAGAGATATCCCCCGGGGTTCCAGATGGCTTGGTCGGGTTGCACGTTGCCCTTCTCGTCGGTGGCCCGCACCGCCAGGGTGTAGCGCCCCGGGGCCTTGGGGGTCCAGGAGTAGGTGAAGGTGCGGAAGGCGTAGGGGCCCAGATACTCTCCCAAGGCGGCCACGCCCCAGCTTTGCCCGCCGTCGGCGGAGACCTCTACCCGCACCACCCGGCCGCTCCCGCTAAAGGCCACCCCGCGCACTGCCACCGGCATCCCCTTGACCAGCGGGGCGGAGCCGTCCGGATCCACGATGAACGAGCGCACCGGCATTTGGAAGTGGCCGATGGGCACGGTCTTGACCTTGCCCGCGGCGGCATCTTCGGGGGTGGTGGAGCCGTTGGGGGTATCGGGGACGCGGTAGGCGGAGGCCATCCAGAAGTTCTTGTCCTCCTCGGTGAGGGCCCGGATCCAGGTGACGTGCTTGAGCCAGTAGGTGGCGAACTTGCCGGGGACCACCAGCCGCAAGGGAAAGCCGTTGAGCATGGGCAGCGGCTCGTCGTTCATGGCGTAGGCCAGAAGGCACTCCTCCAGCACCGGGTCGTTCAGGTCGAGGGACTTTATGAAGCGGCTCGAGCCCTTGCCCTCCGGGCCGTGCCCCCGGTCCAACCCCTCAAACTGGATCTGCAGCGTGCCCGGCTTGGGCTTGGCCATCTCCAGGAGGGTTTTCAGGGGAATCCCGGTCCACTTGGCGCACCCCATGGCCCCGTTGCCCCACTGGCCGCCGGGAACCCTGGGCTGGAAGCGGCTGCGGGAGTTGCCCGAGCACTGGTTCACCGCCACGATGCTCCTGGACTCCAGCTTGAGCAGGTCATCGAAGCCGAGGCTCTGCGGGCGCTCGAAGTTCCCTTCCAGGTTGAGCCGCCACTTGGCCAGGTCGATGGCGTTGGGGAGAATGTCCAGGTGGTAGCGCACGTAGAAGGCCGGGTTGGGGGTAAGGGCGGTGAGGAAATACGCCCGGGGGGTCTCGAGCTGCACGCCCCGGTCGGTCAGGCGCAGCAGGGGAAGCTTCTGCGGATAGACCACGTAGGGGTTGACCCCGTTCCAGTAGGGATTGGGCCCCGGACCTGTGAAGGAGGGCAGGGCCTCTTCAGCCTGGGGCGCGGTCTGCGCCCGCACCAGGCCGCTGGCCAGGGCACCCAAACCTGCGGCGAGCAGGCTGCGCCGTTTCAGGGAGCGCATGGAAAGGGTTTGCAACGGATCCACGACCACCTCCTCGACGTGCACTGTGTTCCTGTTCTACTTCAGGCAAGCGGATGGAGGAAGCGCACGGATAGCTATACCCCCCATAAGTAATCCTTATGACCCCACCTGGAGGCTAAGTGGTCTAGTAACAAGATTTGCCTACTGGGCGGTACCCCGCAGCTCGCGCTTGGCGTACGACGTATGACGTGGGACTCGAGTGCAGCCCAATACCCCAAAAATCAAACTGCCAGAGCACTAAGGGTTTAGGGGTAGCACCAAAGCACCCTTCGCCGCTGGCCGGGAAAACCATCGACTGCCCTGAAGCGGTGCCACGGGCGCGCTCGAGTTCGCCGGCAAGTGCGCCCCCTACTTACTTTCCCGCGCCTTTGGATGCCTCCACAAAGGCCCGGGCGGCGCGGGAAAGGAGGGCCTCGGGGGGGCGGAGGAGGGTGAACGGCCGTTCCAGACCGGGCAGATCCACCTCGGCCACCCCCAGCAGGCCCGCTTGCACTTCCGCCTCCACCACGTACCCTGAGAGGAAGGCCACCCCCAGGCCCAGCCGTACGGCTTGTTTTACCGCTTCGCTGCCCGGAAGCTCGAGCGCCGTTTTGAGCTCCAGCCCCCGTAGGGCCCGCTCGGCCACCTGGCGGGTTCCGCTGCCCTCCTCGCGCCAGACCACTTCCAAGCCGGCGAGCTCCCGCGGCCCCACCCGGCGTCCGGCCAGCGGATGGCCGGGTGGGGTGACCAAGAAGAGGCGGTCCTGGGCCAGCACCTCGGCCTCAAAGCCGGCGGGAAGCCGGGGCAGGTGCCCCTCCACCAGGCCGAGTTCGACCTCCCCCGCCTGCAACAGGCTCAGCACCTCCTGGCTGTTCCCCACCCTGAGCGCCACCTCCAGACCGGGGTGGACCTGGCGGAGGCGGGCCAGGGTTTTGGGCACGCAGTAGTGGGCGATGGTGGTGCTGGCGGCCAGCCGTAGCCGCCCGGTTTTTAGGCCCTCGAGGGCCTGCACGGCCTCCACCGCTCCCTCTAGGGCCCGTTTTAGGGCCAGGGCGTGGGGCAGCAGGGCCTCCCCCGCGGCGGTGAGCCGCACCCCTTGGGGGTGCCGGGTGAACAGTGGCTCCCCTACCCGTTCGGCCAGCTTGGCCATCTGGCTCGAGATGGCGGGCTGGGTGCGGTGAAGCTGGCGGGCGGCTCGGCTCAGGCTGCCCTGCTGGGCCACCACGGTGAAGGTGAGCAGGCTCTCGGGATCCAAGCGCATATAAACTTTATTTTGATAGATTATAAAAGACAAAAATTTGACTTATATTACTTTTCTCCCTAGCGTGGACTCCATGACGCGACCTGCCGCACTCAAGTTCTTTCCCGGTTTGACGCTGGTCCTTCCCCCGGTGATCCTGGCCTTCACCCTGGCCAATCTGCCCGGCCTCAAGGCGGTAGGCCCGTTGGGCTTGGCCTTGCTGGTGAGCCTCACGCTCCGCCTGGCGTACACCCCTCCCGCGGCGGTGCGGCCGGGCCTGGAGTTTGCCGCCAAGAGCCTGCTGCGGCTGGGGGTGGTGCTGCTGGGGGTGCGCCTCAACCTGGGCCTGCTCTTCCAGGCGGGGCCTTTGATCTTGCTGCTGGACCTCGGGGTGATCGCCCTGGCCCTGCTGCTGGTCAACGCGGTGGGTAAGGCCATGGGGATGCCCCGTGGCCTCCGCCTCTCCCTGGCCTTGGGCACCGGGATCTGCGGGGCTTCGGCTATCGCGGCCGGGGCCTCGGTGGTGCGGGCCAAGGAGGAGCACGTCTCGCTGGCTGTCGCGGTGGTGAGCCTGATGGGCACCCTGGGGGCGCTCGGCCTGACCTTGGTTGCCCCCTGGTTTCACTCCCAGGCAGCCTTGGGGCTGCTGGCCGGGGCCACCCTGCACGAGGTGGCCCAGGTGCTGGCGGTAGGGGCAGCCCTAGGGCCCAGCGCCCTGGATCTGGCCACCCTGGCCAAGCTCACCCGGGTGGCCCTCCTGGCCCCTACGCTCCTCCTGCTGGGGGTGATCCTGGCCCGGCGGGAGCCCTCGGGGGTGGTTCAGCGGGGCCACCGGCCCCCCCTTCTGCCCCCCTTCCTCCTGGGGTTCCTCGCCCTGGGGGGCGTGGCCAGCCTGGGGCTGATCCCTCCGGAATTGAAGAGCGGCCTCCAGACCGCAAGCCAGGTGCTCACCGCCTTTTCCATGGCGGCCATCGGCCTGGGGGTGGATCTGAAGAGCCTTAGGGGCCACGGCCTCCCGGCGGCCTGGGTGGGCCTGGTGGGGTTTGCCTTCTTGCTCTTGGCGGCTGGCCTGGCCCTGCGGCTGGGCCACCCCTAGATATGCTGGCCTCACGACTTCATAGCAAAGGACGCCTCCTGTAGGGGTAACCACAAAAATGCAATGCCCTCGGGGCTTCTTATGGCGGGCATGGGTTTGGCGAAGGTTGGCCTCAGGTCGTCGCATCCCCCGCACTGCCCAGCTCAAGGTCTTCCTGAACCGGACAGTTTTCCCAATCGGCGCGGAGAGGCTTGCCGCGCGCTCCGGTAAAATAGCCACATGTTCGGGGGCCGCCCATGATCTCGCCCCAGTTCGACCCGCTGACCGGGGCGCTGAGCCGAGCTGAGCTCTTCCCCACCCTCGAGGCCACCCTCAGCGCGGCGGAGCTCACCGGCGACGAGACCGCCCTGCTGATTCTGGACCTCGACCACTTCAAGAGCATCAACGACACCTTCGGCCACGCCCGCGGCGACGCCGTCCTGCGGGAGCTGGTCGAGCGCATCCAGGGCGCGATCCGGGCGGGCGACCGGCTGTTTCGCTACGGCGGCGACGAGTTCGTGTTGCTGCTGCCGGGCACCGACCACGCCCAGGCCGTCCTGCTGGCCGAGCGGCTGATGGAGGTGGTCCAGTCGCGGCCCTTCGCGGGCGACCCGCCCCTGTCGCTGACCCTGAGCGTGGGGCTGGCCACCAGCCGGGCCGGTGCCGATACCCCCCAAGCGCTCTTCGAACGGGCCGACCAGTACCTGCTCGCCGCCAAGCGGCAGGGGCGTGCCCGGCTGGCGGAGGCGGGGGGCGAGGGCGAGCCCCAGCAGACGCGCTGGCTCGAGCGCGAAGCCGCCCAGCTTGGCTTGCAGCACTTCCTGCGCGCCTTGCCCAAACATCAGCGGG
This window harbors:
- a CDS encoding YeiH family protein — its product is MTRPAALKFFPGLTLVLPPVILAFTLANLPGLKAVGPLGLALLVSLTLRLAYTPPAAVRPGLEFAAKSLLRLGVVLLGVRLNLGLLFQAGPLILLLDLGVIALALLLVNAVGKAMGMPRGLRLSLALGTGICGASAIAAGASVVRAKEEHVSLAVAVVSLMGTLGALGLTLVAPWFHSQAALGLLAGATLHEVAQVLAVGAALGPSALDLATLAKLTRVALLAPTLLLLGVILARREPSGVVQRGHRPPLLPPFLLGFLALGGVASLGLIPPELKSGLQTASQVLTAFSMAAIGLGVDLKSLRGHGLPAAWVGLVGFAFLLLAAGLALRLGHP
- a CDS encoding LysR family transcriptional regulator; protein product: MRLDPESLLTFTVVAQQGSLSRAARQLHRTQPAISSQMAKLAERVGEPLFTRHPQGVRLTAAGEALLPHALALKRALEGAVEAVQALEGLKTGRLRLAASTTIAHYCVPKTLARLRQVHPGLEVALRVGNSQEVLSLLQAGEVELGLVEGHLPRLPAGFEAEVLAQDRLFLVTPPGHPLAGRRVGPRELAGLEVVWREEGSGTRQVAERALRGLELKTALELPGSEAVKQAVRLGLGVAFLSGYVVEAEVQAGLLGVAEVDLPGLERPFTLLRPPEALLSRAARAFVEASKGAGK
- a CDS encoding sulfite exporter TauE/SafE family protein — translated: MHLLLSALIGLSAGLLSGLFGIGGGVIVVPALILLLGLDQRTATGTSLAALLLPVGILGVLAYAREGAVRWPVAALVALGLLLGTFFGARLAWQLPEGALRVGLALLLIGVALHLLLRR
- a CDS encoding molybdopterin-dependent oxidoreductase; this translates as MDPLQTLSMRSLKRRSLLAAGLGALASGLVRAQTAPQAEEALPSFTGPGPNPYWNGVNPYVVYPQKLPLLRLTDRGVQLETPRAYFLTALTPNPAFYVRYHLDILPNAIDLAKWRLNLEGNFERPQSLGFDDLLKLESRSIVAVNQCSGNSRSRFQPRVPGGQWGNGAMGCAKWTGIPLKTLLEMAKPKPGTLQIQFEGLDRGHGPEGKGSSRFIKSLDLNDPVLEECLLAYAMNDEPLPMLNGFPLRLVVPGKFATYWLKHVTWIRALTEEDKNFWMASAYRVPDTPNGSTTPEDAAAGKVKTVPIGHFQMPVRSFIVDPDGSAPLVKGMPVAVRGVAFSGSGRVVRVEVSADGGQSWGVAALGEYLGPYAFRTFTYSWTPKAPGRYTLAVRATDEKGNVQPDQAIWNPGGYLWNKIERQEVVVIG
- a CDS encoding cytochrome c produces the protein MKPFLLSFLLLGGLAAAQEFDGAKLYSACSGCHQATGQGIPGVFPPLAGHVPQILEAKGGREYLVRVMLYGLQGPIEVKGSKYAGGAMPAWSQLKDGEIAAILNYISTAWGNKFPEGQKPFTPEEVGAGRAQKLTAAQVLEARKALGLK
- a CDS encoding sulfide dehydrogenase — its product is MRKAYFALALFGLLALAQSEENMGLVEAGSYTPGSLGQIIQPLPAPAGEGSVYRVGAYPLYTPELADGPGKELVQGYCQVCHSTTYITMQPPLPAATWQAEVTKMINTYGAQIPEDTAKAITAYLQAHYTPETRK